The stretch of DNA AGGTTTGCGATAAGAGAAGGTGGAAGAACTGTGGGGGCAGGGGTAGTAACTAAGATTGTTGAGTGATGGGTAACTAACGGGAGACTCTACAGGGCAGTAGCTCAATTGGTAGAGCAGCGGTCTCCAAAACCGCAGGTTGGGGGTTCGAGACCCTCCTGCCCTGCAGAAAAGCCAGGTCATGGAAAAATTTGACAAAATCAAAGTTGATACGACCAGGTATCTCAGTGGTGTTGCCACAGAACTGAAAAGAATAACTTGGCCCGAGCGTAAAGACACGGTCAAATCAACCTTAGTGGTTGTTATTATTACCGCGTTCTTTGCACTCTTTTTTATGCTGGCCGATTACGTGTTCTCTTTTCTGTTCGGTCTTATACTGAGTTAAAGAACGAATTGGGAGCAGTCTTCGGATGCCGAGCAAGTGGTATATAGTACACGTCAATACAGGTTTTGAAGAAAGGGTTAAAACCCAGATAGAGAACGGAATAGAGAGCATGAACAATGAAAACCTTGCTATTGACGAGGTTTTTATTCCTACTGAAACCGTGGTTGAGACGCAGAAAGGCGGGAGGAAAAGAACCTCTGTAAGGAAATTCTTCCCCGGATATATAATGATTAAAATGGACCTCAACAAAGAGACTCTGGATTTCGTAAGGGAAATACCTAAGGTCATAAGTTTCGTGGGAGGCCGCCCGGTTGATGGAAAGATAAATATTGATTCCATTCCCGAAGTTGACGAAGAAAAGGTTAATGAGATAAAGACGAGGGCGAAAGAGGGTACGCTCAAACCCAAACCGAGTGTCGCCTTTGAGAAAGGAGAATCCATAAGAGTTATAGAGGGACCTTTTGCCAATTTCTCCGGAATTATAGAAGACGTAAAACCCGAGAAAGCCAGGGTGCAGGTATTGGTCAGCATTTTCGGCAGAACCACGCCCATAGAGCTCGATTTTAACCAGGTGGAGAAAATCTAGAATG from Candidatus Dadabacteria bacterium encodes:
- the nusG gene encoding transcription termination/antitermination factor NusG; the protein is MPSKWYIVHVNTGFEERVKTQIENGIESMNNENLAIDEVFIPTETVVETQKGGRKRTSVRKFFPGYIMIKMDLNKETLDFVREIPKVISFVGGRPVDGKINIDSIPEVDEEKVNEIKTRAKEGTLKPKPSVAFEKGESIRVIEGPFANFSGIIEDVKPEKARVQVLVSIFGRTTPIELDFNQVEKI
- the secE gene encoding preprotein translocase subunit SecE, with amino-acid sequence MEKFDKIKVDTTRYLSGVATELKRITWPERKDTVKSTLVVVIITAFFALFFMLADYVFSFLFGLILS